A genomic segment from Lutibacter sp. A80 encodes:
- a CDS encoding sodium/sugar symporter, whose protein sequence is MTTHFESWDYLIFIAYAVLILGVGLWVSRDKKGHEKNAEDYFLASKSLPWWAIGTSLIAANISAEQFIGMSGSGFALGLAIASYEWMAAITLIIVGKYFLPIFIEKGLYTIPEFVEKRFSTNLKTILAVFWIALYVFVNLASVLYLGSLALETIMGIPMMYGVIGLALFAAAYSLYGGLSAVAWTDVIQVVFLVLGGLVTTYIALNTVSDGEGIIAGMKTVYEATPERFTMIFDESDKYYDMLPGVGVLLGGMWVANLYYWGFNQYIIQRTLAAKSLRESQKGILLAAGLKLIIPVIVVVPGIAAYVMVNDPAIMARLGADGLHNLPTLEQADKAYPWLLQFLPTGMKGVAFAALAAAIVSSLASMLNSTSTIFTMDIYKQYINKNASDKQTVNMGRISAAVALIIASIMAPLLGGIDQAFQFIQEYTGIVSPGILAVFMLGLFWKKTTNRAAIIGALVSIPIAVALKFTSMPFMDQMGYTALLTMVVIVITSLIQHKGKDDEKGIVITKQLFKTSPVFNIGAFAIMLVLVALYSIFWN, encoded by the coding sequence ATGACAACACATTTCGAATCTTGGGATTACCTCATTTTCATTGCCTATGCAGTTTTAATTTTAGGAGTGGGATTATGGGTTTCCAGAGATAAAAAAGGGCATGAGAAGAATGCCGAAGATTATTTTTTAGCAAGTAAAAGTTTACCTTGGTGGGCTATTGGAACCAGTTTAATTGCCGCAAATATTTCGGCAGAACAATTTATTGGAATGTCTGGTTCGGGGTTTGCTTTGGGATTAGCAATTGCATCTTACGAATGGATGGCAGCCATTACTTTAATTATTGTAGGGAAATATTTCTTACCAATTTTTATTGAAAAAGGATTGTATACCATTCCAGAGTTTGTTGAAAAACGATTTTCAACTAATTTAAAAACGATTTTAGCAGTATTTTGGATTGCTTTATATGTATTTGTAAACTTAGCATCAGTACTATATTTAGGTTCTTTAGCTTTAGAAACTATTATGGGAATACCAATGATGTATGGAGTTATAGGTTTGGCTTTATTTGCTGCAGCGTATTCTTTATACGGTGGACTTTCGGCAGTAGCTTGGACCGATGTTATACAAGTTGTATTTTTGGTTTTAGGTGGTTTAGTAACTACTTATATTGCTTTAAATACTGTTTCTGATGGAGAAGGTATTATTGCAGGTATGAAAACCGTTTATGAAGCTACACCAGAACGTTTTACAATGATTTTTGATGAATCGGATAAATACTACGATATGTTGCCAGGAGTTGGTGTTTTATTAGGTGGTATGTGGGTAGCTAATTTATATTATTGGGGTTTCAACCAATATATTATTCAAAGAACTTTAGCTGCTAAATCTTTAAGAGAATCTCAAAAAGGTATTTTATTAGCTGCGGGTTTAAAATTAATAATACCTGTAATTGTTGTAGTTCCTGGTATTGCAGCGTATGTTATGGTGAATGATCCTGCAATTATGGCGAGATTAGGAGCTGATGGCTTACATAATTTACCAACTTTAGAACAAGCTGATAAAGCATACCCTTGGTTATTACAATTTTTACCAACAGGTATGAAAGGTGTTGCTTTTGCTGCATTAGCAGCTGCAATTGTGTCGTCTTTAGCGTCTATGCTAAATTCTACTTCAACCATTTTTACAATGGACATTTACAAACAATATATCAATAAAAATGCAAGTGATAAACAAACTGTTAATATGGGGAGAATTTCAGCTGCTGTAGCTTTAATTATTGCTTCTATAATGGCTCCTCTTTTAGGAGGAATTGATCAAGCATTTCAATTTATACAAGAATATACAGGAATAGTAAGTCCTGGTATTTTAGCAGTATTTATGTTAGGGTTATTTTGGAAAAAAACTACAAACAGAGCAGCAATTATTGGTGCATTAGTTTCAATTCCAATTGCTGTTGCATTAAAATTCACATCAATGCCTTTTATGGATCAAATGGGGTATACTGCTTTATTAACAATGGTAGTAATTGTAATTACTAGTTTAATTCAACATAAAGGAAAAGATGACGAAAAAGGAATTGTAATTACAAAGCAATTATTTAAAACAAGTCCAGTTTTTAATATTGGAGCTTTTGCAATTATGTTAGTTTTAGTAGCATTGTATTCAATATTTTGGAATTAA